GTGGGGAATGCTGTTAGCGAATTCCCTGAGTAGGGTAGAGGACACTGGTGTTACTCTTACTTCCCTTCGCAGTGAGAAGGGGGCCAAGCTGTAGAGTTAGGGGGAGGATAGTGGCATTCACATGAAACCTCAGAGTCTGTTGGTAGCTTATAGTTTACTGGTTAAGATCTCTGATTTAAATATTGGCTACGTCTACACTGTGCAGGCCCATAgctattttatactttatattcccaccaaccaGCACCAGGTTTAAACCTTTTGGGCAAGGTGATAGATCATTCCTAAATATTCACCCCTGACCTGAAGCCAATCTCTTTTTCTCCATCACAAGTCTGTAGACTAGAAACATCATCATATATCAGATGTCAGAAAAACTGCACACCATTCCCACCACCAATGTTTTTTGACCAGGTGACCTTAGGTAAGACAGtgagcttctctgggcctcattcatctgttttctaaTGTGAGAGTTTTTACGTTCATGAGACCATATAACTAACCTGGATTGTTTCTCAAGGtccattccatttctattttaggacacataatttatattaattatttagcAGTGTTCCAGTGCTGTTCATTGAGAAAGTCGATGagaagttttcttctctgtagtgATTATACATTTAACCATTTGTTTGTCATTGTTGATGACAGTGTTGAAATTCTAACACATGAACTTCATTGCATTCAGTATGTTGATTTTTAACCCCTGAAGTTTGCTGATAGTAGATTATTATCACGTGGAGTCGTCtctttttgaattcttttctcaaggtggttgtgtttcttttattttttcttcaggaCTAACAGCCTAATAATGCTGAGCAAATGAACTGTCAAGCCATTTACCTAAGGACGCCAGAGCCTCTTGGGCATGCGCCTACATTTATATCCTACATGACATAAATGCTGAAGTGTTTTCCTGGGCCTTTTAactctctactctttttttttttttttttatgttgaaaaaaatcatatttagatTTAGCCAACTGGACTCAGTTTAGATGATCCCAATTTTGTTGGCAACATCCAAAGCATCATAGTCAGGAGCCAGTTgaacatatgctttcttttctccatcagGCCTGATCAGAGTGTAGACCTTGGCCATGTCAATGTCATAGAGCTTCTTCACAGCCTGTTTGATCTGGTGCTTGTTGGCCTTGACATCCACAATGAACACAAGAGTGttgttgtcttctattttcttcatggctGACTCGGTAGTCAGGGGGAACTTGATGATGGCATAGTGGTCAAGGTTGTTTCTCCTGGGGGCGCTCTTTAGAGGATATTTGGGCTGCCTTCGGAGACACAGTGTCTTGGGTCCTCGGAATGTAGGTGACCTGCGGAtcttttttttatgactgtgGACGACTTTCAGCACTGCTTTCTTGGCCTTCAAAGCCTttgctttggctttggctttgggaGGGGCAAGGgcttccttctgcctttgctGCCATCTTCATGAAAGGAATTAACTCTCTACTCTTAAAAGAAGGTTTTTGAACGTAAAGTAAAAGACCTTATAGTTTTATTGAAAAGCCTTACTTCCTGAAGGCAGAATTCagataacaaatataaagaactgtagttgtcagaaaaaaatactttcttcacTATTACTATGCATACATTAATAGTTCGTTGTCCTGTTCTCCACCAACAAAGAAACTGCAAAGTATACATTTTAACAGCGATGGTATCTGGAACAGGCCTCCTAACCCTCCAGTTTAATCCTTATCAGCTACTATTCCATGCTGAGACAATGCttcctgtttcccttttttttttcaacattttattatgaaacatttttaaaatacattaaagttTAAAGAATTTACAGCAAACATCTGTACACCCATCTCCTTGATtctactattaacattttactatacTTGTTTTGTTagctgtttgtctttctttcatctatTCATTAATTagtgtggattttaaaaatatatttcaaagtagAATATAGCTATCTATACCTATTCTCTTTGATCAGTGTTTATATTCCTGCCCAAACTGGCTGGATTCAAGTGCGCAGACATGACCACTCCTCTTAAAGTTCTTAACGCATATTACCAGCCTTATTGGTACAGTGCTGTCAGCTTATACAGAGTGGTTTTCACAGAACAGACCAGTAACATTCTAGAGTAACATTGTAGATCAGCACTattcaatagaaatataatgttaGATTAAATCTTCTAATagccatataaaaaaattaaaagaaacaagtgaaataacATTAAATCTTATTTAACCCAGCATGtccaaaatgttatcatttcagcatgtaattaatattttttaaattactgatgaaatattttatattctatgtgAATAGTAATTTTCATAGAAATCCAGTGTACCTCAATTCTActtatatttcaagtgctcaatagtaACGTAGCTAAttgctaccatattggacaagaTAGTTCTAGACTTTTAAACCTCAGGAGTATATTTCTTCTGATAAATGTCCATGCCTGAATATAATGACTTAGCAACCAGTTTCCTAATGAATGCAAAAGAAGTAGTGGTATGTATCACAGCAAGCCATACCCTTTTGTGTTGAGgtcatttttattcttagttCCCTTGTTAGAAACTTattagtccccccccccccaatcatttctcttgatttcttggCATCAATACTTAGAGTTGAATTGCATTCCCTGTAgcaatatttaatgtattttttattagttttctgcCCCCTACCTCTAGTTTCAAGCTGTGCCAGTTTACCTTCTCCCTTTTTTGCTAGAGCAGTGTCTCTAAAACAGATAAGATCTTTATGTTgcaattgtaaaaataaaaaataaatgctagtgTTAAAATATTAACCAGcatagaattataaaaattaaaaattaattaatggtgAAATTGTTCTGTATCCTGATCGTGGTATTGATAAAACTCATAGaattgcatatgtgtgtgtgcatgtgtgcacacacgcacagacagacacactcaaactcacaaatggaaaaaaagaaattgattagGTGTTACGAAGTTTTGACTAGGAGAAAGACATTTGGCTGAATAACTAGAAGAACGTTCCTATGTATAAATTGAGTTATCGTTAATTATTTGTTGGAAGACatctaaattctttctttctttctttctttcttttttccactaacaaaatatttaatttcaggggcgcctgggtggctcagtcggttgagtgtctgactcttgattttgattttggcccaggtcatgatctcacagttcatgagttcaagccctgtgtcagggttatccctacttgggatcctctctctctctctcaccatcaccctccccctacccccctctcctggccatgctctctctctcaaaatgaatatataaactttaaaaaaatctaattttggaTAGTGAAGATGCATCATCTCATTCTCTGTTTTCAGAATGGATGAGGAAAAGTCAAagttatataaaacatttctgatTTCAGTTACATCtgggtggttttcatttttaacatttagctCGTAGTTAGGAGTCTTGACTGAGCCCATGGAGAAGAGTTAGACTGGGAAGTCAGCAGAAGTGGCAAGAATAGCTAGTATTCTGACAGTGGCAGAATTTCGTAAGAAGAAGCTCATGTTGGTAAGTGTTAATTATCTTGAAAATCAACACATGTGACTAGCTAGAAATACCTGAAACATTGCCTAATTTAGACACtagataaataaactaatttaaataTCTGGAATACTTAGATATGCCCACTAAacttctggaaagagaaaaaaaagagcacaacAGTTCACCTCCTCCAGTTTTCTTCAGTAGAACAAGCCACTATAGGCTTTATGCCCACATCACATTGCACTATAATGGACAGTCATATATATAAGATTCACTCAGTTGCTACAGTGGAACTGGTGAACAATTTTTAGTGGGTGTTCAACACTGTAaagattaattttatgttttttcttaggTACCCATTTTGTTGTCTTCACATTTCACAATCACCTTAttcgtttgtttttctttgtttactcgttctcattttgctttctctcttccatgagagcagagacctTGCCTcttttattcactgctatattcCCAGCACCTAAAACCATGCCTTGCAGAAAAtagctgctcagtaaatatttgtcaaaagaatTAATGATTCTTACTTTTATAGATGCATCAATAGACAAATAACTATCAATCAGGAATAAGTATCATGTCCCCAGTATTCAGTATACTTTAAAGGCTGTTAAAATGCTGCTGATGATAGAAGccatactttattcttttattcaacacttgtcacatttttttttttttttttttttttttttgctaggcATCCTTCAaataagaggaaaacacagggtGTTCTTTCAAGGAATACTGCCTATCAGGGAAGTAGGTATACTGTTCAGATCTACAAATAGGAGAATAAAGGCTGAAATAGTccctatattatttatatttttggaaaagagTTATATactgtttctttccctttatgaATAGACATTCATAAACCAGCCTAAGTAGTGAAATTGTAGGACTTTACTCCAGAATAATATCCCAGTACATTAGGTCAGTTAT
This region of Lynx canadensis isolate LIC74 chromosome B3, mLynCan4.pri.v2, whole genome shotgun sequence genomic DNA includes:
- the LOC115516372 gene encoding LOW QUALITY PROTEIN: 60S ribosomal protein L23a-like (The sequence of the model RefSeq protein was modified relative to this genomic sequence to represent the inferred CDS: inserted 2 bases in 1 codon) — protein: MKMAAKAXKEALAPPKAKAKAKALKAKKAVLKVVHSHKKKIRRSPTFRGPKTLCLRRQPKYPLKSAPRRNNLDHYAIIKFPLTTESAMKKIEDNNTLVFIVDVKANKHQIKQAVKKLYDIDMAKVYTLIRPDGEKKAYVQLAPDYDALDVANKIGII